The genomic interval cctatttgtttttttttttttttcttgaaaagagAACTGAGCTTTCAACCCAATGGTGTTTAAACAATATTTACCAATACCAAAATATAGAAATGCTGTttgattttatctttaaattgcTTCTGTGATTTTTAATTGTGTATGTTTACATATCTTCACTTGGTTGTCCTGTTCTATACATCTTGTTCCAATAGAGATATAGAAAGTTTACgttgcttttactttttatagCTGAAAAATGTCGGTAGCTGGTTAGGGAAGAAGCGTCATCTCAGAGTGGAAAGTTTACATTCTTGAACTGTTTTGACATGGGCTCTGGATCTGTAGCTTGTGCTGTGAAGGAGAGTGTGAAGTTGTACTTCTACAACATCAGAGCTGCTTATGTTGAAAAGGCGAGGCATTCTGCAATTGAGGCTGCTTTTAGTTGATGCATTGTCGCAGGGAATGTCTGCTAAAGATGCTGCCAAACAAGCACAGAAAGAAGTTGCAAAGGCGGCAAAGTTGGTGACCCGGCAAGCCAAACGCGTAATAGGCCCCATTATCTCCTCTGGATGGGACTTTTTTGAAGCAATATACTATGGTGGTACCATGACAGACAGAAGGATTCTTCAGAGGCACCGGAACATTGTTTGGCACATGTGCTGGTGGTTTCCTAGGAGAGCAATGACTTGGGAAGGTTGGCTATCTTGTGGGAATTGAATTGGGCAGTTGGGTTGGAGGTAGGATAGGAtttatggtatatatatatatatatatatatatatatatatatataggtaataaAACAAGTTTTATTTATAGTAGGGCAAAGCTAACTACTCCGTGAGTACACAATCAAAatgagaaaatcatggacatttagtccaTTACAAGCATTGACTCCCATCCATAagaacaatgttttaaaaagaaaacttaagcTTATCCATTATCTCACGGTATTTCAAgcttttatcatttcttttccGTCAATTACACCAACACATACGTATGGTAACAATTTTTCATGTGTCTTAGGTCCGTTTGGATATCGAGGTGAGAATGTCGtcttatctaattttaattaataattttattattattagtattcataaattatcttaatttatttcatctcaccgTAATATTCAAACTAACTCTTAAATTATGTTTGGGCagtgagataattttagaagattttaaaaaaataataataaaatattaaataataatgaataataataaataaatgataaaatataaataaataatgataataaaatattaaatggtagCGGATGAGACCAAAAGCAGCCTGAGACGGAGATTTCTTTAGAAGTGCGAGTGGCTTTCGTACATGAGTGATGAGTATTGAAAGAGTCCGAAAATTCCATTGCTTACGAAACATTGAACTCCTGCTTATTTTTCGATGattaaaaaaacagaaactattctctctctctctctctctctctctctctccatcatATCCCCCACCGAAGTAACTACTTCGAAACTGTGACATAGAGACACGTTTATCTCTGATTTCCTGAAAACCTTATCTCTCCGGTGGATTCAGGACTATGACCTGAACACTGACAGCACCTTACCACAGCCATTCGTCCAGGTTAGCTTCTCTCTGCTATGTAACACGTCCATGTGGTTATCTGGCCGACAGGTGTGGTAAAattgtttggatttgaagagaAGTCTAGCACACCAAATGTTTGATGAAATTCTCACTGTAATGCAACAAGCTAGTGTTGggttattgtatttttttcgtttttctaaaatttccaATTTAAAATTTCCTACCGTTTGAAGAACCTGAATCAACCACAAACCAATGTTCGAGTTTATTTTTCATAGATTAATTCGTGTCTGTTTAAAATGTGAAAACTTTCCTTGGGAATacttaaaaactaaaaaaggaaGAACCTTACTTGGGAATGGCGTAAGTgagttcttttcctttttccctctttAAATTCGAATTGGTTTTTCGATTCTGAAAAAATAGTCTCTTTCTAGGTTTTGCGAATTTGCGTCTCTCTCATTGTTGGGGTTCAAACGTTTCCAGTGTGGGTCACTCGCTTTCTATCTTCGTGTCACGCATGTATCTTTTGAGAATGTGTTGCATGCGTTTAGCCAGTTTGGCCATGGATGTGGTTGGCATTTTTGTCTTTCCAATTATATTTTGATTCTCTAATCTATATGCATGTcattatatgctaaatttgGTTCATTGTTGGTCTTTGTCGGTGAATGTGGATATCAGCCAAATAATTTCCATGCCCGCTTTTGTCAATAGAGCATCTGTACcataatttttgaattgttaTGTACGTAGATGACCTTCCTTGGATTGTTACAAATGGTCTGTAATTGACTctctagagagagagatggattttATCTTTGGAGGTTGCGTGCAACAAATACAAAAAGCTTATCCGTCCAGGTGCATGGAACTAAGATGGGTTAGCAGCAGAAGGAAAAGAATAATTGACAAGGACAAGAGAGTACTGCTGCCAAAGAAACCATTTATACCACCGGCATTAGTCCCACTATATATATCCACAACCCCATCGCACATAAATCCTGAGGAGCTCAAAGACCTCTACAGTGCCTCCAATCACTCCTGCCACCGATTCCCCAGCTATGTGGACTCTGAGGGCACTGTCAGAGTTGAACCGATGGACATTCACAAGCTCAGCATAGCTCTCTCCCACAGCTCTGTTGTCGTCTCTGTCTTCTGCAAACCAACTGATGTTTTATGTGCTACTGAAACGTGgtcgtcgtcatcatcatcttcttctctaGAAGATTTGATAAAACCAAGAAAGACATTGGGTTTGGGAGATTTGTTCCAAAAAGTGCTGCCGGTAACACCATCCAATGGTCAGCTGGTGGGCTTTGGCCGTGCTGTTTCTGATTTTGGATTGACTGCTTCCATTTATGATATCATGGTATGCCCTgactacttttattttcatgatgATGATTAAATGGTCGGATTCCATTCTTACTTGCACCAATCTTGTAGGTGAATAAAGGGTTGCTTTCTACTTCAGATTCTATACAAGTTTACAAGATTAAAATTTGCCCATCCATTTTTACTTTCAACTAGATATTAACATTTACATATATTTGTAATCATGCTCCAGTGCCTTCCCAGGTTATCCCTTCATTACGGGGAATGGGAATCGGCAGGATTATTGTTAAAAGAATTGTAAGGTAAGTCGGTACtttgttataaaaaagtaatttgagCTCTCATGAGTACTTATCGTTTTCTATAGTATTggtaaatttaaacttttttattctGCTCAAGTTACTTTTATCCAGTTCATCTAACTTGTTCTTGGACATCGATATTGTTCTTCCACTTCTGCTACTCTGAATACTGGCAACTGTTGGAGGAATCAACTCATATAATCATATGAtctttaaaacatgattattccgTACCTTTcatacactctctctctctctctctctctctctctctctaacattTGGCTTCCTTCAGAATGCTTGCAAGCATTGACATTTATGACATATCAGCAGTTTGCTCAGAGAATGAGAGGTACTTTTACTGATTTGCTTGAACTTTAAAATATCAATTCTATGGTctaactttcttttcttttataaaaattgccACTATCCAGGATTGAATATCCTGGTTTCATTCACTAAATCAGACCAGTCTTTACCTCTAACAAACTACAGCCTATCCACACATACATAAATGGAAGAGGTAGATATCAATAATTCTCACCAAAGATGGAGTGgcatttttttatgaacattCTTTTAGTactacaaaattttattttcttgaccATAGCACATTATTGAGCAatactttcttaaattttgaataaaaaaaattgtgtgggGTCTAGTCTCCACCCTCTTCTGTCCCCCTCTATCCATCGAGGGTGGAGGGAAAAAAACTAACAGACCTGAGTTTGAAGGTCACCGTCCTTAATCCATATATTCTGACATTGATTGAAACCATGGAGTTATCTATGCGAACAAATCGGTCGTGACACGATTCATACAGATAAGTtgttagaaaattgaaaaacttgaaCTTGACATAAAAAATTGTGAGAATGTCATCCCAGGCCAAACTTGGAAAGTTCCCTTGTCAGGGCTGTAGGTCGCTCCTGTATTACCACTGGAGATTGGCCATCTTGAAGTTAACAAGCAACATAATCATGCATGTCCATATTCTGTATACCATGGCCAGATATTTTTCCAGTGTGACAGATGAGCTGAAAGCTTGAGTTTGTATTTCCTGTCTTGTTGATCTCCCTAAATGTTTTGTCAGATTGTTTTTCAAAGCATGCGGATTTGGAGATGACATTTTGAGCTCCACCACAATGATGTATTCAAGGAATGCTTCCACTTATCACCAAGGCAATCAAATAGTTATACGTGCAGGTCGAAAGCTCTTGTTAGCTCCTCCACATAGAGAAGCCCCTTAATCTCTGAAGGCTATTGAATCAGTAAGTTTATGTACACTGTACCCTCAGCTGATGCATTACAAGGCAAAAATGATAAGAGTTTGTCAGCTTTATTAGAAATTCATGTATCAAATTATAGGAATCAGGACATGTTAGCTAACACAGATTTGTGGAAGTCATTCTTGTTGCTGTCTGGGATGAGTATGGGTTGGCTTAAGGGATTTAATTGAGTAGTCAGTATTCATTCTCCTGACTGTTTACTTGTATCACGTAAATTTCAAGATGTATCGTGGCCTTTGAATCTCTTTTATCAGTTCATTTAAGCTTGTATTACCATATGTTAAATAATTCTTGCATAtgcatttttcttgatttttgaaAGTACATCAGATGCTTCTGCATCATCCATTGAAGTAATATATAGACATTGCCCCTCTTGTCTATATACTGCTTCGTTCAAATTGTTACCGTACGtatgttttcctttttaacaATCATGTAATATAGGTGTTTCACTCCATATCTTGGATTGATATCATTTCTACttctattttcaattattaGTTTAGCGCGTTAAAAATACATGCATTCAGGCATTGCAGTAATGATTATCAAAATGATCCTATTGCGCTGCAAAATTCTACCAAAATTATGGTGAGATGATACTATCTTTAGACATTTTGCTTTTCTGAGGCGTAAACCCAAAATTCTGTGCATTGATGTCCAATTCGTACTTATGGGGTTAGTGCCAGATTGTTTTCGGTGTAAAAGGTCTGCTGCTATTTGCAAAAATCTAGTTGTCAAGCCGATTGCAGTTATCCTgattcctcatcctcactacccCCATGTCAGCCATCACAGAAAAGCAtgcaaaacatcttcattttttATCTTCAGTTTCCCAATAATGGCTTTGGAAGAGGTTGTGAATCACTAATGTTTTATGGCTTCATTCATGATGAGATTCTCAACGTCGTGAAGTCACTTTTCTCATTTGAAAGATCAGTTGGAAAATTGTTTGAAGTAGTTTGATATGGGTGAGCTGAATTGTTTAAGTTGCATCTTCTCAGATGAGCAAAGATTTTCTCACTCTGTTATGTAGAAAGTGGAAGGGActgatccattttttttatccGTCGTTGAGGATATCTATAAACAACTTTTAGCACTGTGGGTTTTTGGCGTATTGAATGTTGAAACTTGCTTGTGGCAGCTCCATGCAGACTCAAAGTGAAGATGGGGAACCAATTTTGATGGAAAATTACTTTAGTGGTTTATGAGGTTTGATCATTTTTCAGTAAATGTTTCACAACAATCCCTGATGTGGTACTCATATcacaaagagaaatgatatttgcagttttagCGTGTACAAATCTCTCACACgccctttaaaaaaagtggataaatctaAGACCGacgtgaaaaaattattttttaatagtagacttaactttttttcaaagaaaatgtgtGGTACTTACACATTCTATgaccatatataattatttttacgaACACGATATGATAATAGCGGGTTTGAGTTTAGTCTTAACGGATTTGGATCAAAATGGATTGACCTGTTAATACACGATTGCTTAATGGGTTGATAACGGGTTAACCCGCTTTGACTCGTTATGATCTGATAAGAAAGTTAGAGTTATAATTATACctttatacctaaaaataaaattgttgggaatttaatttcgatatttttattatttagattgtaattttagacttattagttttatatttttttatagatattgtgattttaacatttatataaaagaaaaatgcttgttGCAAGCGCCTGGTGCAAACGGCATGCAAACGGGACTGACGTGGAaacacttgatgagagagagatcgagctgatgagagagagctgaggagagagagacagagctgatggagctgatgagagagaaagatcaagttgatgagagagagagcgttgATGAGAGAGCTTATGAAAGAGAGATGATGAGCGAGAACATGTACGTTTAGAGAAAGagtaaaaaattcattttaaatctgatgTGGCATGGATAATTGCACGCCGATTGTATCTATCGactatatatagaagaactgtatataaaattatattaaactgAATCAGGTCAAAAGGATTAATTTCGGATCTATttaactcatttacataaatagGTTAAAACAAGTCGAATCGTGTCAACCTGTTTtattaatgggtcgtgttaggatttgagattttgacacgataagcttaacgggtcgtgttcgaattgacacatataatataatatatatgtattgacaCGACATAGACGTAAATCTTTAACTCGAATTGACATCCTTTGAAACTGATCTAGGATTTGAACTAAGAAGGCACAAAATGCCATGTCAAAACATGTGTTTGATTGGGTTCGAGCGCTTACTTTAAAATGTCAACCTTTTCAGCAGGCTGTGCAACATATAATTGATTGGCGACCAAGCAAAGAGAGTTTAGCTTAATAAACACTTAACCCCGATCATGACTTTGCTACAATATTAGGCTTTTTGGAGGGAGGGGATGCTTAATTATGAGTCGATGCATCTATATGTGTATTTTGGCTTATCCCAATTTGTTTAACTTACCCATTcgattctattaaaaaaaaaaaaagtgtagatatataaactaagaaaaatgatagttacagtcatGAGTGCACAAGTACCGCATAATcactttagaaaaatatatatatacagaacttacaggaaaaattaattaattttttaatagtaaatctcattcttttttaaaataactatacgACGTTGTACACtttatgactatatgtaaacaTTATTCTAACTAAGGCTTGATTGGCTTTATATtatcaagttttatttcttattagACGTATATTGTGGAGGCAGTACTTGAACTACTCCAAGAAAAAGTGTAGGCGCGTAGGTGGGAAAAGATAGAATACCGTGGCAAGCTCATCTTGgtgacatattttataatatccctttttctttttttttttttttttttgtctcaatatatataatgcttGGCATTGGAGAAAAagatactaaaattaaaaaacaaggaCTTTGACATGATCATGAGCTTATACCAGAATAATAAAATGCAGTAAATTAACGTGAtggttttgaaaattgaatttgaatgaacttttttttACGTATCAATTAATACACAATAGAAGacattttgttcttttattttatttttcttgcaagtTGAGATATTCAAAGTGGACAAGAATCATTCAGAGAACTTCATGCATTCGTTCAATCTAACCCAATTTGCGTTTCCTTGACTATCTTGGAAGCTatggaggaaaaaagaaagccctttaattaatgagaaataatagttataattgTGAGTGTACAAGTATcgtgtaatttattttaaaaaaaaataaataaataaatgatccacatgaaaaaaaaaatttaatagtagattctactctttttcaaaatgactgggTATCGTTTGTGCATGTCAtgattatatgtaacattactcttaattaattaagctaatcattttgtttattttttaatcaaaatccTCATTGTTatagaatggaaaaaaaaaatattagaaaataaaatcaggTTGAcctaatttgtttattttcttggttggaagagaaggaaagagGCTTTTTCGTCGTGCAATTTACTTTTAATGTCACCTTTAAGGAAATAACGAGATTAATAAATAACACTTATtaagaagatgataaataatattaagaatatgATAACGAGATTAATAATAACaagaatatgataaataatagaactgttataaatataaaaagattacattaaaaaaaaaacccacagaAGTATTtctctcataatatttttttctattataaaaaGAGCTCTCGGCCAGAATTCAATTAACCGAATAATATAAGTAAGAACTTAAGGACGAAGTAAAGTGAGCTAAGCCTAAGGACCACTCAAGCCTAATAACTTGCAAAAGAAAAGTtgtcttcttttccttcttaatCGTCCTTGAATAGTGGTGGTTTTAGAGTCAATTGACCTTGTAAACAGGTTGCcttttaaataacaaaaaaatatttataattatgaattatgcaactatcacataattattttgaaaaaaataaataaaatatgaaattcacatgaaaaaaaattaattttttaatagtaaatttcactctttttcaaaacaattacgcgacgtttatgcactttataattatatatagaattactctttaaATAAATTCAACAAGTTACATTTTTATAGGATTATCCCATGAAAACGTGTGTAGTACTATTGACTGACTCCAcccacatatatattttattttttttattatgttctcTCTAAAGTcttgatcttatattttttcccTAAGAAcaagatataaatttaatataaatttgaggacttttcaaaaagaacactattaaagaaaataaataaataaatcttagatTTTCTATTTCTTCTCACAATTTAATGTgactaattttaaataatttgaaagaaataatatttacagttttaaggTATGTAAGTATcacgtatttattttttttttaaaatagataaatttaagatttatatcataaatttcttttcttaataatagactctactttttttcaaaactattgCGTGAGACTCCAAAATCTAAAGACtttatctaacattatttataattttatatgccGTATGAACTGTACATACATTAAACTTGAAGGccgatattttttaataaaataaaaaaagactaaTTTCCCATAGAGAAGCCATGGTGCCAGTAAAAACCAAGAAAAGTGAATGAGTCATACGTTACAgcagaaatattaataatgacAAATGAGCATTAATccgtaatttattttttattttttataaaaaaatctagacATACAAAATAAGttatgaataatgttatatgTAATCATAGAATACGTAAATGTTATATAGttgctttaaaaaagaatagaatttattattaaaaaattaatttttttatataaatctcatatttatttatttatttttaaataattatatgatatttacgTACTTAAAATTACAACTATTAACTTTTGGAACTCGATGGAGGATATTTCTTATGCAATGAAGACGAATTTCCACGTGCCACGTAAGAATTGGCCAGAGATCGACCTCTTTTGTAATCTTCAAATGTGAAATCATTAATCATGAACTCGAGGATAATGGAATGAGAACATCTAAAATAAGGATTTGGTTTAAATGAAGTCCTTCGTATCCTCCATCAGTAAGTTTAACggttaagataagatgaattgagataatttataaataataataaaatttatgagacaaaatttataaataatagtgaaataagtCGATTCAAATCAATTCTCTAAAATAGATTCACTTCTATAGgattaaaatcttattaatttcaaataattcaattcaaataaaataaaaattggctGGTGGATTGCCACCACCTTTGACCCTAAGGTGGTGGCAAACCATCCCAATTCGACACCTTACTAGTTAGAAATAATTGAAATGCTTAAATTTGTCGAGGTGTAAGATCTAATCGAATATGATAATTTAACAAtactatatttaaatattaaattgagttgaattaagataataaaatattattattattttaagatttaaaaaaattgaattatttattatattttttattaaaatttaaaaaaattataataataaattaatatgagtttatgaTGCAAACGAATTTGTTGCAGAGTTTTTCTGACAAGCTCTAACTAGTAACTATCCCCCataatcaatgttttaaatttcgtaccgtaccagtcggtacggtcgaaatttttcatttcggcCGTTCGGTCGGTACatgtactatacctgttccgtactgACTAAAATAACCGGCCTCAATTTCAGCCTGTACCGatctatatttcggccggtaccggccgatatttcggcctatgtgtttttttttttttttttttcattttttcaaactacaagcttattttttaactcccaattcagactagactatttataatttatatatatatgtatttatacatagactattattttagaatataatttttatatatatttatatatataatttatttatatatcgactatcccgaaacgttatctcgaaacggtactggtatcgaaatatttcattccagtgtcTTGACTAGTACGACGTCTGGTACtgtattcaaaatattgcttATAATACCAgcttgattattattattattattattattattattattgacgaGAAACCTCTTAGTATTCATCCATGGAGTCTAATCTTCGAAGAGCCCACCGCTATAACCTCTCAGTTTGATCTCAGGAGAAATCGAACTTAAGCAACCATGGCTGGGTttgattaatttcttttatgattaTTCCGGCCGTTTTTCAAGATGGTGGCCGAAATGATGTCTCCTATTGTCTTAAAAATAACGAGTCTTAggatctaaattatattttatagttttagattattttttcaaaaaagttaattcgaaataattatcaaaatattaaaatgggGAGCGTTAGGATTAAAAGGTATAAACTATAGTATTAGACTTGAGTAATGATAATTAAATCGTGAGTATATAAGCAaggtataattattttaaaaaaataaataaatataacatttgtataaaaaaaattttaataataaattataattttttaaaaataattattaatgataattaaatcGTGAGTATATAAACaaagtataattattttaaaaaaataaataaatataacatttgtataaaaaaaattttaataataaattataattttttaaaaataattatataataattacgcATCTCATGACTCGACGTGCCATTAATATTTCACCTAATCACAAAAGTAGCACCTCCCTCATTGAAAACACGAAGTGGTACCTTATTCGTTCTTAAAATTGAGTGCAAATCCTGATAACGTGTCCCATCATTAATCGAGAAGCAATTATTTGCGTTGTCCTTATCTCGTCTCTCGGATGCTGACCCATCCAACTGTATCCATCtttgacaaaataaatatgCTCATCGGATAAAGATTGCAGTGACAGAACCCATACCGGTTGATCAAAACAACCAGTTTACAAAATCCAAGCTTTGGAAGACTCTTTCCTGATTCCCAACAGCCATTCCAAGCCATATGGTTCATACATTCTGAAGGCCATGCAAGGACAGCGGGATATGCTCAGAGAAAAGCAGGCCACTCGGATGTTTTTTGGATAATGTACTTTCTGGATTTGTAGGTTGGAGCTTTAGAGGCTGAATTTCGGAACCCAGAACGGGTTTTTGCTCTATTTGCAAGGCAACTCAGGAATCATCTAAAAAGGGTTGATTTTTTTGTCATGGCTGTGCTGAGTGAGGGCCTTACACAGGTTCTGATACCTGTGGCTGCCTTGATCGGGCTTGCGTTTGCTTTGCTTCAGTGGTACTTGGTCTCAAAGATCAAGGTTTCTGGCGACTCTGGTGGT from Juglans microcarpa x Juglans regia isolate MS1-56 chromosome 4S, Jm3101_v1.0, whole genome shotgun sequence carries:
- the LOC121261950 gene encoding uncharacterized protein LOC121261950 isoform X4, with translation MDFIFGGCVQQIQKAYPSRCMELRWVSSRRKRIIDKDKRVLLPKKPFIPPALVPLYISTTPSHINPEELKDLYSASNHSCHRFPSYVDSEGTVRVEPMDIHKLSIALSHSSVVVSVFCKPTDVLCATETWSSSSSSSSLEDLIKPRKTLGLGDLFQKVLPVTPSNGQLVGFGRAVSDFGLTASIYDIMCLPRLSLHYGEWESAGLLLKEL
- the LOC121261950 gene encoding uncharacterized protein LOC121261950 isoform X2 is translated as MDFIFGGCVQQIQKAYPSRCMELRWVSSRRKRIIDKDKRVLLPKKPFIPPALVPLYISTTPSHINPEELKDLYSASNHSCHRFPSYVDSEGTVRVEPMDIHKLSIALSHSSVVVSVFCKPTDVLCATETWSSSSSSSSLEDLIKPRKTLGLGDLFQKVLPVTPSNGQLVGFGRAVSDFGLTASIYDIMVIPSLRGMGIGRIIVKRIVRLFFKACGFGDDILSSTTMMYSRNASTYHQGNQIVIRAGRKLLLAPPHREAP
- the LOC121261950 gene encoding uncharacterized protein LOC121261950 isoform X1, whose product is MDFIFGGCVQQIQKAYPSRCMELRWVSSRRKRIIDKDKRVLLPKKPFIPPALVPLYISTTPSHINPEELKDLYSASNHSCHRFPSYVDSEGTVRVEPMDIHKLSIALSHSSVVVSVFCKPTDVLCATETWSSSSSSSSLEDLIKPRKTLGLGDLFQKVLPVTPSNGQLVGFGRAVSDFGLTASIYDIMVIPSLRGMGIGRIIVKRIVRMLASIDIYDISAVCSENERLFFKACGFGDDILSSTTMMYSRNASTYHQGNQIVIRAGRKLLLAPPHREAP
- the LOC121261950 gene encoding uncharacterized protein LOC121261950 isoform X3; this translates as MELRWVSSRRKRIIDKDKRVLLPKKPFIPPALVPLYISTTPSHINPEELKDLYSASNHSCHRFPSYVDSEGTVRVEPMDIHKLSIALSHSSVVVSVFCKPTDVLCATETWSSSSSSSSLEDLIKPRKTLGLGDLFQKVLPVTPSNGQLVGFGRAVSDFGLTASIYDIMVIPSLRGMGIGRIIVKRIVRMLASIDIYDISAVCSENERLFFKACGFGDDILSSTTMMYSRNASTYHQGNQIVIRAGRKLLLAPPHREAP